The DNA region GGCCTAACATCAGAGGAGATCACTACTTCGTGATAAAGGTGAAGATTCCGAAGAATATCAGGTTTGAGTTGCCAGCACTGTCTAACAGCATATAtggaaaaatattttgtttACACTTTACACCCTGACAAGTTTGATTTCTTCTCCAACTTCATATATTTGCAGAACTGTCTCCTAAATATAACTTCTGGAAGCTACTAAAAACTAGCCAATCTACAATTTGAAATGTGAACCAAATATACATAACGGATTGGATTAGCAGGCCTCAGCAGCCAACAACAATAACCTCGCATAGTACCTGTTATGTCATCTTAACTATCCTTTCATCCCTCCATGTTTTGCAGTTGGTTAGTCCGTCTGTTATGGACATTAGAAATCTAGTTTTGCAGAAGCATATCTCACTATTATGTCTTGGTGTTAGCATCCCAGTTACGGATTCTACTTGTATTGTTTTGACTTTTGATGATCTGCCACTGCTTTTGATTTCTACAGTGATCGGGAGCGTTCGCTCGTTGAAGAGCTTGCCACACTAAGTAAAGCTCAGAATATTTCAGTTCCACATGAAGTTCCATCCCTCCATCCATCTGCAAGGAGGAAAAGATCATTCTGGGGGTCTATATGGAATTTGTTCAGGTAGACAATTTCTCATTAGTTCTTGCAATCAAATGTTGGGTGTTTATCCTGATTATATCAATATTATTGCTTCTGATTGATGTGCCAAGCCAGCTATCTTAGTACCTGGTGCATGACGAAGAGGACATAGACTTAGTGCTCTGAACCTAAAATCTTTTCTGTTAAAATTTTGCTATTCAATGGCAAGGGACATATGTGTATGTGTTTCACATGCCTAGCTTATCTGCATTGACCTCATTCTGTAGAACTTGAATGTGCTTTGGTAAAGCTAATTAATAATTCCATTCTACCATTCTAGGGAAGATAAAGGGGATCAGAGATACGCTTCAATCAGTGTACAGCCTATTATTCCAGGATGGACTTCTCGCCGAGGGGCTGAGCCTGCTGTTCCGTTGCTGCTAAAAGGATTCCTCATGATAGCAGCATTCTTACTCGTGATCAGCAGAACCACTAAACCCAGGTTTATTCGGAACCGTGATGATCGTCCAACTCAGGCCAAAGTAACTGCACAGCCAGAGTGAATTTTTGTGATCCTGTTTTCTGAATTTTAATGGCATCGCAGTCTGGTGATCATAATTTTGCCGCTCAAAGCTGCTGGGGAAAAGAATCTGTCCTGGACGGCTTTCTAGAATGATAGAGTTATAGACTGCTTCTCACTAGTCATTTTGTCATCATGCCAATTGCCAACATGTGTCGTCGTTTATAAGAACTTGAGGCAGTTTTGGCGAAAATCAGAGGAAAGGATGCAGAAACATGATTGTGGAGTGTGGACAAATGTACAGTCTTCCAGCTTGTCTGCACAAATTTGTGTAGTGTTCCAGCCTGGAACGCAGTGTACATTGACGCGTTAAACAAAATAACCTTATTTCTCATGAAAGTTTCAGGGTTTGTTTAGTTTACAGCCTTCGTGGCAACGAAGTTCATGAGCACTGAATTTTCGAAAGCAAAGCAGAAGATTCTGACGCAGGCCTAAACTTCTGCAATGGCTATTTGTATTATTTATACGTAATCACATTTGCATCTATATTCATACAAGTAAATAGCAATCAGTTCATGAAATGGCAATAGCAACTATTCATTCAATCTGATTTTAAATTGATTCGATCGCATATGGTTTTCGTTCTGGGATGTAACGATCGCGATTCAAATGAGTTGTCTCCATTTAACTCTACCAGACTACCACATTCGATCGGGCTCTGCTCTCCTGCCAGGGGATCGGATCCCCACCCCGCGCCATGTCTTCCCGGCCGCCGACGCATCCGTCCCGCCGGAGTCCACGGCGATTCCCCGCCGCCTACTCTCTCCTCCTCACCCTCGCTCTCCTCTTCGCGTCCGCCACCGCCAAATCCTCTCGGCGCCCCATCTCCGTGCGTCTCCCTCTCCTCACCTGACCTTGTCGTCTCTTTCCCCACTGACGCCTCTTCCAGCCCTTCCTGCATCCGTCTCATCGCGCTTGCGGAACTTCCTGGTGCAGGACAACGAGATCCGGCAGAAGAAGGAGGCCTGCTACACCGACGTCGAGAAGTGCGTGCTGTTCTCTGCCCTTTCTGTTTAGTCGGGACGCATCCGACGCGATGTTCCTGTGTTGTTCTGACGCTTTCCTCTCGCGGCTGACGGCGCCGCAGCGGGCTGTGGGGGTGGGTGTGCAGGTCCTCGGACGGAGAAGGAGAATGCGTGCTGCGCTGCCTCCCGGAGTGCTACGACTCATCTACGGCGGGACCGGTGAGTGGTGGCGTGCGTAGTGCGTTCCCGCGGCTGCTGTTTGCAGGAGGTGCTTTTCTCGCTGATTTTTGCCTGGGTTTGTTGTGtagcttgaagaaggggagcTGGATTATGTCCGCAGCCAGGAGTACAAGTACTGCATGCACAAGTAAGAATCGCTGAAACAACTGGATGTGTTTGTTGCGTTTTTGGGCTTTGAATTGGGTCTGCGTTGTGTTCGACTGTTGAAGTAAGACATTGTGGGTTCACGTGTACAATGAAAGGAATGATAGTAATACTATTCCTCCCATGATTGTTTAGCTCTCATAACATAACTAAAACCGCCTGACAATGAACAGCGTTGAATTATTAAGATATTAAGAAGAAGGTAGAGAGGATTTTGTTTTTTCCAGAAGGTTTCATTCCCTATATGAGTGTACCTTTGAGCAGTCTTCATATACTGATTTCTTATAACTTTCTGTAAATCTCGTGACTGCTGTGAGCAAATTAAACTACAAGGTTGATTATGCAATTCCGTATATGCCTACTTAATTGTGCTTACGGCATTCTGTCTGTAACTATAGGGTATGAAGGGGGTAAGGGTAAATAGCTGTGGACATAGGTGAGCATGTCAGTGTATTTTAGTGTTCATTCAATGTTATTCCTACCAAGCAAACGATTATGTTAGTCTGCCCAATTGCTCATCATCTAAGTTACACAACCTCCATGAATTTCATACTGCAGTGGAACAAAGGTTTAGTCCTTCTGTTTCCCACTCAGCTATCACTATTATTGCAGTCTAAATACTGAGGTGCTGCTGTGTTCATTTTGGTGATCAACCAACATCTTGATACATCCTAGTGTTGGTTGCCTGACTGACTGTCAACAATGACCTGCTGCCTGTTGGCTCCATTTGGGTTCCAGTTTTTCGTTGGTATATTTTCATTTAGTAGGTGCACCCTTTGACCACTGGAAAGGTGAATCAGCCAGTTGACTTAGCTCTGTATACATAAATAAACCCTGCTGACTAGGAAGAGAACTGAATTATTGCGCTTCATTAATTTGTGTTTCTTTGTGCATTTTACCATCATATAATTTTATATGAACTATTATAAAGCATGGAGTTAAGCATTTATTTCCTTAAGGAACAAATACGCTAGTTCAGGTGCTAGCATATCAATATTCTGGGGTTATTATTCTTAAGAAAACTTGTAGGGAGTAGTTGACTCGATCAAGTTCAGGCTCTGTTATTTTCTAATCTTTAGAATAGCTGAGAAGATCACTTTGATCCCCATGATCTAATGGTCCTCACAGTTCTTTCCGCATAGTTGAGGTTTTAGCTCTCCAAATAAGCCAATTATTAGTATTTACACCTAGTGAACTGCTGTACAATGCAGAAGATCACTTTGTTCAACATGGCCCCATCTTTCTTATATTTGCTACTTACTGAAATAGTATTATGTGAAAGCTCATGTGAAAGGAAACAGAAATCACTTTATTGCTAGAAAACCATGCTGTCAAAAGGATAGTCTTCTAAGAGACGCTTATTTGCAATAATGCATTTACATTTGAGACTTTTGTCATTCATTCTGTTATGTTTTCGCAACACTCTAACCTTGGACTCATAAGATATCTAGGTTGTAATTGTTATTACCAGTGTATGGATTTTCTTTTCTGTTTAACTTTAGTCTCTCTGGGCTTGAAGTTGGTTACCTGACATGTTCTCTCACTCCCACATTTGCTATTGTATTTGTTTTTCTTTTCAGATCATCCCTTGGAGAAAGCTTGGATGGCGTAAAGGGGTCCTTCAGCTATTCATGAAGGAAACAAGAATAAAAGGGTGCTGTTTCGTGGCAAACTTTATTTCACGCTCTAGAACAGACATGCATATGTGTATTACTTTATTTAGACCCTGAACCTAACATATATACTGGTTGGTTAGGCTGATGAGAGGGCTGCTTCTCAGGCTCTCATATGTCCAAGCTGCACTTCTCAGTTCTCCTCTATACGGTGGTGACCATGGGCATGAAGCCATGAAGGGTAGGTAGGTGTTCAGGATTACAGCCATATCCAGCTATCAACGTCTCCAAGCATGGGCAATCGACTAGTTCACCGATGAAATCCAAATCGATTAAATGTGAAAAAATTTCTAAACCCTCCAAGCATGGGTGTTGTGCATCCTGATGAGAATAGAAACCTCTTGTCCAACAATTTCTCCAGCTACATGCTTTGGGTTTTCTTTTTCCTAGTACTATTGATTGCTGAGGTTCTGCTTGCTGAGGGGCAGTTTG from Panicum hallii strain FIL2 chromosome 9, PHallii_v3.1, whole genome shotgun sequence includes:
- the LOC112876567 gene encoding uncharacterized protein LOC112876567, whose product is MSSRPPTHPSRRSPRRFPAAYSLLLTLALLFASATAKSSRRPISDNEIRQKKEACYTDVENGLWGWVCRSSDGEGECVLRCLPECYDSSTAGPVSGGVRSAFPRLLFAGGAFLADFCLGLLCSLKKGSWIMSAARSTSTACTNHPLEKAWMA